In Spodoptera frugiperda isolate SF20-4 chromosome 3, AGI-APGP_CSIRO_Sfru_2.0, whole genome shotgun sequence, the genomic window ATTTCCACTTAAAGTATTTATGTGTTACTCTTAAACAGACCTGAATATTAGACTTAATACTCATGATGTTCCTATTTTATTCCAGGGTTCCGAGGAAGATCTCCCAGACTGTCGGCCGCGACAGGTGTGCAGTAAAGTGGACCTCTATGATGCGACACAGCCCTGGATCGAGAGGAAGTGTCGCTGTTTGGGTCATAGGCCGTGCTCTAGGTCAGTATTGTGTACCTCTACTTTTGACATTCTGTTGATTTCTTGGGTTTTAAATTTTGGATGATATGTGTGtgtgactgcctcgttcgtCCAGTGGTCACAAGTGGGAATGCCGGACCAGgagtatcgggttcgattcccgggtcggaaaaagtattactgggctttttcggtttttcaaaagtTTCGAATTGTATCCAATATAGGTTCACCCCCccattacataggacttataacacaaatggtgaaaagtgggtgtacactgtacattgtatacaccACCGGGCATTacctacgtgccgtaatgtgcacaacTGCCCACCCCTTCAGGTATATTTTATCCCTGGACGTTGCATATGTGTGCCAATTTAGGTTGGTTATTTTCCTTTtcatttaatcttattttttcttcattagATTTGCTTACATTGGATTCAGTTATTATTTTTCCGTCTATACAACTGATCTGTTTTGACTAAATCTCGACCTTTAGCTACGAAATACTAAaggttatatgtattatattttatagtttcttGATAAAGGATATAAAAGTCAACTTAACGTTTATCCTCATACTAATTCTtcagaaacaaattaaattcaaatgtgTCGGTTGTTCTTAATACAACCTTTGACAGTTTCCCTTATAAGATCAAATTATAGTGAATGGTTGTAGCTCGAGGCCATTATTTAAATGTCCTCAGTTTTTGAGAGCATTAGGCAGGTTATATAGCATTATTTGTCTGTATAATGATCTAAACATATTCTTAAGCTTGTTTGAGTTAGTATtgagaggacccggtgccccttacaggtgttgagggtggccaccggggtggttttagtgaggtaaaaatcccacactccctagccttttatccccaaaaaagctaggcgccttttgaaggtttccccccgtcaccaaaaaaaaaaaaactttttgtgaAATTATCTAAGCCTAGGTAAAAAAAACTTAGATgtattaagaattttgttgtttcatCGGATTAATCTTCATATTTTGTGATAAAAGTCTGCATTTATCTTATAGACGAATAACTTCGACTCGCCTACTTTCTAATCTCAGTTTAATATCAAATACACAGGGTGACGACTCTATAAAGGAATTCCAATTCACTCAGAATTAAATCTAgcgtaaaacataattatcccTGAGTCATTGGTGGCCGTAGCGTGGTCTAATGGTACCTCCTAACGGGAACTGTGAAATGTGCaagttttatacattttgtatgttaaGAGTTGTCTAATTAGTGATTTTTCTCATTACAGTGACCTCACGGCCGATGACAATCACACGTTATCAGATAAAACAACGTTGTATAAGACGTGTGAGCCTGTGAAGCGGTTGCCTAAGTGCAAATACTTCAAGGATGCGGCTTGGATCATCTATTCGTTTCCCGACAGCAATGCAACTCAGCAGATCGTCAATTGTCACTGTCCCAAGTTCTCAGTCACGTATCTATTGAAAAAGCTGCCGTACACGACACCTAGCGGAGAACAGGGGAACCAATACCAGTTTGCGTGCTCGCCGCAAAGCGTGAGTAGCCTTTCGAATATGCTTTTCGTTCGTTTGAGTCAGTGACGCTAGATGGAGGCAGTAGTTTATCTTTAGTTTTTGTGTGAATGTTTTACTTTAGtgttttacatacaaattaactgagaataaaatgtacaaaagtgATTTTCCTCTCTCTCTTACTTTCTTCATCAAAAACAgaattaacgttttattttcaacttagactaatttcttaattttctttaattacagAGGCTACGTTGTTCAAGAAAGGAGCCCTGCAAGTTGTTCAGCGCGAGGCGACGACACGAACAAATCGATGAAGTGAACGCGAACACAATATGCCAGTGTCCACGAGGCCATACCTGTCCCAGGCATCATACGGAGACGGGAGTGCTGGCAGGCATCACGTACGCGGCCGAGGACATCCGCACGTACCACGGCTACTGCATGCCCGAACCTCCTCCCGACGCATACAGGTTCGTCGGAGACAAAGATTGAATCAACAACCAACCCTCAAACGTGTGATTCAGCCGGAAATGTACTTAAAACTGTACATTGAACGCTCCACAGCTTCCAAGAGCACACAACGAAGTTTGCTTTGCTCATTACCTGTTTAGTACAAAAGTGTTAAGCATGtttggtttttaaaaagaatgactaatttgttaaataatttaaacggCAGTGATGTCTATTTTGGTTTCGGATACCGATACCAAGCTTGTTCGTACGCTAGTCCATGTGACACGATCAAATTAACGAACAAATATTAagcttttaattataatgtacaaTAATACAATGGTCTCATGTAGGATGATTcgctaaatataattattaatgaccatattttaaattttaaccgTTAACTAAGAAGGTCTAGAATTGAATGAATAATATGATTAGCGAATTGTCATGCAAGCGGCCATTGGTGATACAGAtgctgtaaatattttatttaagtactttgtATTACGCACTGTTTCTGTTATAATcgtgtaaataatattagattaaGTCGAATCATTCCAAAcgtttagtttaaattattatttttcatattttaattatttacttgccATACTTACGTAGTTTGTTGCGTTTGTTCCGAGTCTTCCATTCCAGTCAAGAAGACAACGTTatgttcattgttttgtttatgttaacaaattgtatgataatattttttgttatacgAAAACGAGTTATTTGATAGCCATATCTTAAGgttgtaagtttaaaataacatgtttaagTATCTAGAATCGACTGATACCAGTTGCGTTGCGAATGCACATCACTATAAAGAGTGACGTTTGATAATTTTGGCTGAATCTGtgtatagttttaataaagcATCTTTGGATATAAATACCAGTGTAAAATTGTTCTAACAATATTGGCGATAGTTTTCTCTAACTAGAGTTCTTGTGTAGGAAAGTTCTAGAAGTTTTAATAACGCTGTATCTATGTAAATATGATTGAATGTTGGTGTTTGTATATGATACCTGCGATGTGGTATGTCttcctttatttgttttattatgtataggtatacaATAAGTTAAATTATTGAAAGAGAATGAATAAATGTTTCGATATCAATTTTATCATCGTTTTATTGTCACTCACGATACATTCAACTACCGCCAAGTAATATGTGGATATCGTTATTCCACCTAGATGAAGGGTGGCCTACACTACGTTTGGCTAGACGTAGTCTTCACTTCAGAACACATCAACCCAAACGGTCATCGGTTCTCCTACAAATGTGCCTAGACCACTGTCATTTCAGTTTGCTCATCCTTGGGGTTTCAACCTATCccttctgtacccttagttcAAGTCAAACAAAACAGCCGTCAAACTGTCTTAACAGTTTGGTGGGTTTATGTACGTataattttttgtaaaacaaataaacgattttattagtaaaaaaaaagtgtgctttacgtttataataaacgaaacaagagcgcgttcggtctTCGATTGGCCAGTTCGAATAAACCAttcaatcagagtgccgaacgagGGATCGTTTTCATAGTTTTCATAGTGTAATGATAGTTTTCTATCAGAATATTTTCATAACTGGGTACCTATATGAAAATGTCTAGACATAGTACATATctactattaaacaaaaaaatatagaattaaaaataattatcgtcCATTATAATTTTCCGTTGTTATACATACAATGTAAATGTACGAGATGAGAGTAAGATCTCGTGGACGCGGCATTACATTAGTTTCTAATACCATACTGCGGTTACTAATCAACTTGCTAAGCGTAAGTAATCATTACGGCAGTATCTCTCAACAGGCTACCGGAAAGGTATGCTGATGAGATTGTGGAACTGGATT contains:
- the LOC118273891 gene encoding protein giant-lens, which gives rise to MHVVIPLLLVWALCGVRGVIRTPLEAFRPSGEIHLRRPDKIPFLPHKRLPVPSKSDLKILYQTGGSEEDLPDCRPRQVCSKVDLYDATQPWIERKCRCLGHRPCSSDLTADDNHTLSDKTTLYKTCEPVKRLPKCKYFKDAAWIIYSFPDSNATQQIVNCHCPKFSVTYLLKKLPYTTPSGEQGNQYQFACSPQSRLRCSRKEPCKLFSARRRHEQIDEVNANTICQCPRGHTCPRHHTETGVLAGITYAAEDIRTYHGYCMPEPPPDAYRFVGDKD